One Orrella dioscoreae genomic window carries:
- a CDS encoding nickel/cobalt transporter: MSAFFLLALFSCVAVAQSSHPFGVPETSVGGGGDGWLGAFFTQMSIWQSHFYRQLTGAVRAWQQDGHAGWALMGLSFAYGVFHALGPGHGKAVIASYVLANRQTVRNGAVLALASALVQALTAIALVTVAAMLLNVTGAVMNRATWWLEVGSYALVVLLGIWLVIRRVAQPAWRAWRARGSHPAAAGYAHHHGHDHHDHHDHHDHHDHHGHHHHHDHGHAHHDDCGCGHAHIPDAEAVSGKLDWRRASAAILSVGLRPCTGAVLVLVFALSQDFYWAGIASALAMGVGTGLTVAALACLTLVAGDLAARLAGPGSVWAERLRVILQGLAALAVLLFGVALLGGALAS; this comes from the coding sequence TTGAGTGCTTTCTTTTTGCTGGCGCTGTTTTCCTGCGTCGCCGTGGCGCAGTCCTCGCATCCTTTCGGCGTGCCCGAAACCTCGGTGGGTGGCGGCGGTGATGGCTGGCTGGGCGCCTTCTTCACGCAGATGTCCATCTGGCAGTCGCATTTCTACCGGCAGCTGACGGGCGCGGTGCGGGCCTGGCAGCAGGACGGCCACGCGGGCTGGGCGCTGATGGGCCTGTCGTTCGCCTATGGCGTGTTCCACGCGCTAGGGCCGGGGCACGGCAAGGCGGTGATCGCGTCCTATGTGCTGGCCAATCGCCAGACGGTGCGCAATGGCGCCGTGCTGGCGCTGGCCTCGGCCTTGGTGCAGGCGCTCACTGCCATTGCGCTGGTCACGGTGGCGGCCATGCTGCTGAACGTGACGGGCGCGGTCATGAATCGGGCCACCTGGTGGCTGGAGGTCGGCTCCTACGCGCTGGTGGTGCTGCTGGGCATCTGGCTGGTCATCCGCCGGGTGGCGCAGCCCGCCTGGCGGGCGTGGCGCGCACGCGGATCCCACCCCGCGGCCGCCGGATACGCGCATCATCATGGCCACGATCACCACGATCACCACGATCACCACGATCACCACGATCACCACGGCCATCACCATCATCATGACCACGGCCATGCCCACCATGACGATTGCGGCTGTGGCCATGCCCACATCCCGGATGCCGAGGCCGTCTCGGGCAAGCTCGACTGGCGGCGCGCCAGCGCGGCGATCCTGTCCGTGGGTTTGCGTCCCTGCACCGGCGCCGTGCTGGTGCTGGTGTTCGCGCTGTCGCAGGATTTCTACTGGGCGGGCATTGCGTCCGCACTGGCGATGGGCGTGGGCACCGGGCTGACCGTGGCCGCGCTGGCCTGCCTGACGCTGGTGGCTGGCGACCTGGCGGCCCGCCTGGCGGGGCCCGGCTCGGTCTGGGCCGAACGGTTGCGGGTGATCCTGCAGGGCCTGGCGGCGCTCGCGGTGCTGCTGTTCGGCGTGGCATTGCTGGGCGGCGCGCTGGCAAGTTGA
- a CDS encoding DUF1007 family protein: MWIDAKASLGFDAQGRLAAIHQTWRFDEMSSVYSLQGLAKDKQGQYRPKDLQSMADDWVAALGEPQSHYFTRVAVGGKSLAFGKPRKASVKWDKAAGRLALSFELPLTQPVQAKVADIDIYDPTFFVAYAFEDKDAVTLDGAPAACTSQYRPPRELDWKTLQRLAAIPAEQEHLPEELFAITQSLTHRIEVRCS, from the coding sequence ATGTGGATCGACGCGAAAGCCTCCCTGGGTTTCGATGCCCAGGGCCGCCTGGCCGCCATCCACCAGACCTGGCGGTTCGACGAGATGTCGTCCGTGTATTCCCTGCAGGGCCTGGCCAAGGACAAGCAGGGCCAATACCGGCCGAAGGATCTCCAGTCCATGGCCGATGACTGGGTGGCCGCGTTGGGCGAGCCGCAGTCGCACTATTTCACCCGTGTCGCGGTGGGCGGCAAGTCCCTTGCGTTCGGCAAGCCCAGGAAGGCAAGCGTGAAGTGGGACAAGGCTGCCGGCCGGCTGGCGCTGTCCTTCGAGTTGCCGTTGACGCAGCCCGTGCAGGCCAAGGTGGCGGACATCGACATCTACGATCCGACATTCTTCGTGGCCTATGCCTTCGAGGACAAGGACGCCGTCACGCTCGACGGCGCGCCCGCGGCATGCACGTCGCAATACCGTCCGCCGCGCGAGCTCGATTGGAAGACCCTGCAGCGGCTGGCGGCGATTCCCGCCGAGCAGGAACACCTGCCCGAAGAGCTTTTCGCCATCACGCAGTCGCTGACGCATCGCATCGAGGTCCGTTGTTCGTGA
- a CDS encoding metal ABC transporter substrate-binding protein — MSLSEQSNSSSRARGGLRRYALALALCLAGTAAAAAPLKVVTSFSLLEDITRQVGGEQVEVATLVGRNADAHAYEPTPGDARKLAGAQLLVVNGLQFETWLDRLQRASGFKGKTVVASDGITPLRFSHGEEAHGHDHEKHDHGHDHKHDHDHDHDHDHDHDHDHDHDHDHGHDHGKAKAKPAADAHAHHDHGEWDPHAWQSLANGARYARNIAEALASMDPANAQAYRQRAQAYAQKLEAVDARLKRDFAALPAERRKAVISHEAFGYFGQAYGLTFVPVAGLSTAAEPSAADVARIIAQVRKEKVPALFVENVSSPRLVEQIARETGAKVGGTLYSDALSEPGQPAATYLDLFEWNAKQFLDALRP, encoded by the coding sequence ATGAGCCTGTCCGAGCAATCGAATTCGTCTTCCCGCGCGCGCGGCGGCCTGCGCCGCTATGCGCTGGCGCTCGCGCTTTGCCTGGCGGGCACCGCCGCCGCGGCCGCGCCGCTGAAGGTGGTGACGAGTTTCTCGCTGCTGGAGGACATCACGCGCCAGGTGGGCGGTGAGCAGGTGGAGGTGGCGACGCTGGTGGGCCGCAATGCCGACGCGCACGCCTATGAACCCACGCCGGGCGATGCCCGCAAGCTGGCCGGCGCGCAACTGCTGGTGGTGAACGGCCTGCAGTTCGAGACCTGGCTGGACCGGCTGCAGCGTGCCTCGGGTTTCAAGGGCAAGACCGTGGTGGCAAGCGACGGGATCACGCCGCTGCGCTTCTCGCATGGCGAGGAAGCGCATGGCCACGACCACGAGAAGCACGACCACGGCCACGACCACAAGCACGACCACGACCACGACCACGATCATGACCATGACCATGACCATGACCATGACCATGACCATGACCACGGGCATGATCATGGCAAGGCGAAGGCCAAGCCCGCCGCCGATGCCCACGCGCATCACGATCATGGCGAGTGGGACCCCCATGCCTGGCAGAGCCTGGCCAACGGCGCGCGCTATGCCCGCAACATCGCCGAGGCCCTGGCCAGCATGGACCCGGCGAATGCGCAGGCCTATCGCCAGCGGGCGCAAGCCTATGCGCAGAAGCTCGAGGCCGTGGACGCCCGCCTCAAGCGCGACTTCGCGGCCTTGCCCGCCGAGCGCCGCAAGGCCGTGATTTCGCACGAGGCTTTCGGCTACTTCGGCCAGGCCTATGGCTTGACCTTCGTGCCGGTGGCCGGGCTGTCCACCGCCGCCGAGCCCTCGGCCGCCGACGTGGCGCGCATCATCGCCCAGGTCCGCAAGGAAAAGGTGCCGGCGCTCTTTGTCGAGAACGTTTCCAGCCCCAGGCTGGTCGAACAGATCGCGCGTGAAACCGGCGCGAAAGTGGGTGGTACGCTTTATTCGGACGCCTTGTCCGAGCCGGGGCAACCCGCCGCCACGTATCTGGATCTGTTCGAATGGAACGCCAAGCAATTCCTGGACGCCTTGCGTCCCTGA
- a CDS encoding metal ABC transporter permease, producing the protein MSLHDLILAPFLDFGFMRRALAGTWTLSVACAPLGVFLVLRRMSLMGDAMSHAILPGVAAGFLLSGLSLGAMLAGGLLSGLLVALLAGVVARWTPLREDASLAAFYLISLGLGVLLVSLRGSSMDLLHVLFGTVLGLDDDALLLVGVSTTLTLCVLAVGYRLLVAECLDPGFVQALRARGGIAHLVFLALVVLNLVAGFQVLGTLMAVGQMMLPAASARFWSTTVDGQILLATAIGVAGGTVGLLLSYHLNVPASPAIILSSGAAYVVSVLCGPCGGLLSRERLAEKGV; encoded by the coding sequence ATGAGCCTGCACGACCTGATCCTGGCGCCGTTCCTGGACTTCGGCTTCATGCGCCGCGCGCTGGCCGGCACCTGGACGCTGTCGGTGGCTTGCGCGCCGCTCGGCGTCTTCCTGGTGCTGCGGCGCATGAGCCTGATGGGCGACGCCATGTCGCACGCCATCCTGCCGGGCGTGGCGGCGGGTTTCCTGCTGTCGGGCCTGTCGCTGGGGGCGATGCTGGCCGGTGGCCTGCTGTCCGGCCTGCTGGTGGCCTTGCTGGCGGGCGTCGTCGCACGCTGGACGCCCCTGCGCGAGGACGCGAGCCTGGCGGCCTTCTACCTGATCTCGCTGGGGCTGGGCGTGCTGCTGGTGTCGCTGCGCGGCTCCAGCATGGACCTCCTGCACGTGCTGTTCGGCACGGTGCTGGGCCTGGACGACGATGCGCTGCTGCTGGTGGGTGTCAGCACGACGCTGACCTTGTGCGTGCTGGCCGTGGGCTACCGCCTGCTGGTGGCCGAATGCCTGGATCCCGGTTTCGTGCAGGCCCTGCGCGCGCGGGGAGGCATCGCGCATTTGGTCTTCCTGGCGCTGGTGGTGCTGAACCTTGTCGCGGGTTTCCAGGTGCTGGGAACCCTGATGGCGGTGGGGCAGATGATGCTGCCCGCGGCGTCCGCCCGCTTCTGGTCCACCACCGTCGACGGCCAGATCCTGCTGGCCACGGCCATCGGCGTGGCCGGTGGCACGGTGGGCCTGCTGCTGTCCTATCACCTGAACGTGCCGGCGTCGCCGGCCATCATCCTGTCCTCCGGCGCGGCCTATGTCGTGTCGGTTCTCTGCGGTCCTTGCGGCGGCTTGCTGTCGCGGGAGCGCCTGGCCGAAAAAGGAGTCTAG
- a CDS encoding metal ABC transporter ATP-binding protein, producing the protein MSVPAISLLDVSLGWRTRTVLREVSGVFPPGSMTAVVGANGAGKSTLLKAMAGLIAPLSGVLHVEGDARDIAWLPQAASLDRSFPLRVIDLVAMGAWRRVGAWGRLPGSEWARAQAALEQVGLADCAARSLFALSGGQMQRVLFARLLMQDASVMLLDEPFAAMDGETTGVLLRLMQDWHAQGRTVVAVSHDLSLVRRGFPQALLLAGRVVAWGKTAEVLSPDNLAAARGGAAQEWL; encoded by the coding sequence GTGAGCGTGCCCGCCATTTCGCTGCTGGACGTGAGCCTGGGATGGCGCACGCGGACCGTGCTGCGCGAGGTCTCCGGCGTATTCCCGCCCGGCTCCATGACGGCCGTCGTGGGCGCCAACGGGGCAGGCAAGTCGACATTGCTGAAGGCCATGGCAGGGCTCATCGCGCCGCTGTCGGGCGTGCTGCATGTGGAAGGCGACGCGCGCGATATCGCCTGGCTGCCCCAGGCCGCCAGCCTGGACCGCAGCTTTCCCTTGCGGGTCATCGATCTCGTCGCCATGGGCGCGTGGCGGCGCGTGGGCGCCTGGGGCCGCCTGCCCGGATCGGAGTGGGCGCGTGCACAGGCGGCGCTGGAGCAGGTCGGCCTGGCGGATTGCGCGGCGCGCAGCCTGTTTGCGTTGTCCGGCGGGCAGATGCAGCGCGTGCTGTTCGCGCGCCTGCTGATGCAGGACGCGAGCGTGATGCTGCTGGACGAACCTTTCGCCGCGATGGATGGCGAGACCACCGGCGTGCTGCTGCGCCTGATGCAGGACTGGCATGCCCAGGGACGCACGGTCGTGGCGGTGTCGCATGATCTTTCCCTTGTGCGGCGCGGATTCCCGCAGGCCCTGCTGCTGGCGGGGCGCGTCGTGGCCTGGGGCAAGACGGCCGAAGTGCTGTCGCCGGACAACCTGGCGGCTGCGCGCGGTGGCGCGGCCCAGGAATGGTTGTGA
- a CDS encoding Fur family transcriptional regulator — protein sequence MPPSATSGSRSVSARLDVAETLCAERGRRLTPIRRKVLELLLRHGRSLKAYELLEEMRGVHPGAAPPTVYRALDFLVEEGLIHRLDAVNAWSACHDAEGAPHDLLVVCTCCGKVAEISDPALSRQLAERVKKTGYVLATHETELRALCPQCQQEPHEHHFHTHAH from the coding sequence ATGCCTCCCTCCGCGACCTCCGGCTCCCGTTCCGTCTCTGCCCGCCTCGACGTGGCGGAGACGCTCTGCGCCGAACGCGGACGCCGGTTGACCCCCATCCGCCGCAAGGTGCTGGAACTGCTGCTGCGCCATGGCCGCAGCCTGAAGGCCTATGAACTGCTGGAGGAAATGCGCGGCGTGCATCCCGGCGCGGCGCCCCCCACGGTCTACCGCGCGCTGGATTTTCTGGTCGAGGAAGGCCTCATCCACCGGCTGGATGCCGTCAACGCCTGGAGCGCCTGCCATGACGCCGAAGGCGCGCCGCACGACCTGCTGGTGGTCTGCACCTGTTGCGGCAAGGTCGCGGAAATCAGCGACCCCGCGCTCAGCCGCCAGCTGGCCGAAAGGGTGAAGAAGACCGGCTACGTGCTGGCCACGCACGAAACGGAATTGCGCGCCCTCTGCCCCCAGTGCCAGCAGGAACCCCACGAGCACCATTTCCATACGCACGCGCACTGA
- a CDS encoding CobW family GTP-binding protein, whose product MNTPRSLDQMVPVTILTGFLGAGKTTLLKRILTEYHGRRIAVIENEFGPESIDNDLLVQDSEEQIIELSNGCVCCTVRGDLMNTLNDLRKKREAGEVTFERIIIETTGMANPGPVCQTFFMDDDIAEYYRLDAVVTVVDAKHGMATLDAQEEAQKQVGFADRILVSKKDLVNEADYQALRHRLVRINPRASIESVHFGETELGKIIDISGFNLNTILDIDPQFLADEHPDAAHDHAHGHDHHDHGHHGHDHDHEGHDCSPGCNHGHHHHPAHNDDIGAFVFRSNKPFNPERLEEFLGGLVQVYGPDLLRYKGILYIKGVNRRMLFQGVHMMMGAEPGKPWTSQEKKATKMVFIGRKLPQEIFTRGLEQCLAS is encoded by the coding sequence ATGAACACCCCCCGCAGTCTCGACCAGATGGTCCCCGTCACGATCCTGACCGGCTTCCTCGGCGCGGGCAAGACGACGCTCCTCAAACGCATCCTCACCGAATACCACGGTCGCCGCATCGCGGTCATCGAAAACGAATTCGGGCCGGAAAGCATCGACAACGATCTGCTGGTGCAGGACAGCGAAGAGCAGATCATCGAGCTCAGCAACGGCTGCGTCTGCTGCACCGTGCGCGGCGACCTGATGAACACGCTGAACGACCTGCGCAAGAAGCGCGAGGCCGGCGAGGTCACGTTCGAGCGCATCATCATCGAAACCACCGGCATGGCCAACCCCGGCCCGGTGTGCCAGACCTTCTTCATGGACGACGACATCGCCGAGTACTACCGCCTGGATGCGGTGGTGACGGTGGTCGACGCCAAGCACGGCATGGCCACGCTGGATGCGCAGGAAGAAGCGCAGAAGCAGGTGGGCTTCGCCGACCGCATCCTGGTCTCCAAGAAAGACCTGGTCAACGAGGCCGACTACCAGGCCCTGCGCCATCGCCTGGTGCGCATCAACCCGCGCGCCTCGATCGAATCCGTCCATTTCGGCGAAACCGAACTGGGCAAGATCATCGACATCAGCGGCTTCAACCTCAATACCATCCTCGACATCGACCCGCAGTTCCTGGCCGATGAGCACCCTGACGCCGCGCACGACCACGCGCATGGCCACGACCACCATGACCACGGCCATCATGGCCATGATCACGACCACGAAGGCCACGACTGCAGCCCGGGCTGCAACCACGGCCATCACCATCACCCGGCGCACAACGACGACATCGGCGCGTTCGTGTTCCGCTCGAACAAGCCGTTCAACCCGGAGCGCCTGGAAGAGTTCCTGGGCGGCCTGGTGCAGGTCTATGGTCCCGATCTGTTGCGCTACAAGGGCATTCTTTACATCAAGGGCGTGAATCGCCGTATGCTTTTCCAGGGTGTGCACATGATGATGGGCGCCGAGCCCGGCAAGCCCTGGACCTCGCAGGAAAAGAAGGCCACCAAGATGGTATTCATCGGCCGCAAGCTGCCCCAGGAGATTTTTACCCGGGGATTGGAGCAGTGCCTGGCCAGTTGA
- the dksA gene encoding RNA polymerase-binding protein DksA, with translation MSDADYMNERQLNFFRERLRQLEQEILNNAGATTEHLRETQFVPDPADRATIEEEHALELRTRDRERKLLKKVQQSIARIDSGEYGWCEETGEPIGVPRLLARPTATLSLEAQERREMRQKMFGD, from the coding sequence ATGTCCGACGCGGACTACATGAACGAGCGTCAGCTCAATTTCTTCCGCGAGCGTCTGCGCCAGCTGGAGCAGGAAATCCTCAACAACGCAGGCGCCACCACCGAGCACCTGCGCGAAACGCAATTCGTCCCCGATCCGGCCGACCGCGCCACGATCGAGGAAGAACATGCGCTGGAACTGCGCACGCGCGACCGCGAACGCAAGCTGCTGAAGAAAGTGCAGCAGTCCATCGCCCGCATCGACAGCGGCGAGTACGGCTGGTGCGAGGAAACGGGCGAGCCCATCGGCGTGCCCCGCCTGCTCGCACGTCCCACGGCCACCCTGTCGCTGGAAGCGCAGGAACGCCGTGAGATGCGCCAGAAGATGTTCGGCGACTGA